The following proteins come from a genomic window of Anas platyrhynchos isolate ZD024472 breed Pekin duck chromosome 12, IASCAAS_PekinDuck_T2T, whole genome shotgun sequence:
- the FANCA gene encoding Fanconi anemia group A protein isoform X2 produces MMAGTGGSELRALLGRARKRRSTFGSGAELCQAALRLLDRHQNLNDLLLEVEDLVKPAGESGKEHQEALSESFIVSVLQEQASRLGVPAAVLAAKNAVTNIEQICQPSASPSQVPLLNLDQRERLSCLLQTVKDLLVNNVFSRSRFCQEIWKMQDLPVLEAVWHLHRGNIIGLGELLESNPDAPAVVEWLCSSLCALCEQAEEPSQDAELAGSVLSDFAITFLQNGFQQTSELGRTCEFKKVPNICRAVLQRMLTWVLDAVGKEKQEDVFTLQAMRFWLNVFNVSIYRSAVHPDSLQQFFRHTLTEVLTYNPLLKVSDAIRMQREWSFTRTCSLLTALYRKLFVAFSAKESICQLQQVLETHEVNWQHVLSCVSVLVVCQAEAEQLFKDLLSHLLIKAFENYDMENMITAFLIARQAALEGPAVFMPYSEWFKASFGSAGGQHGSSKKALVFLFEFLSELVPFEVAPYLKVHIMYPPFVPSKHRSILLEYITLAKTRLADLKVAIEDMGLYEDLSSTDEAVQPQGQALRDVEKALQIFENTRKIPTSVIEASIFRRPYYISWFLPALLRPRVLPKAPDVCMAFIDSLKRADKIPSNLYSTYIQACCAMKEKMLQDESEVETSHSKEPIEQLKAELAELRVLIVDQAKHEDVPAQIALISDRLSSVLGHSGDENDTAALNSRIQVNVFDPKLEPCHQSVVDLLLTSFCQNLIAASYFNPPDRQGPCLSLFVKMICGHRRLIPALLGRLCQLIYHQGPSLNDAHILGLAAFVIHLSECRSLIPEVEADLGISQPVAEKVLSISEYWSCLLVCRTKESFSFCTRFCTAAISYLMCKFPSFSRDDLCALVPPSLVKKLQYIVPRLSLEARGITCEEGKADLSWSSLSCPSLNYRRASLCLWKQARFQELLKEKAFQLSFREWLLLELEVHPEEDILSASERQDFHYWAIYQWYLPAPSASGGCDGDLEKACGIIINTILDFSQRLDLGSYGQLKMSVNPDILCKLQELVLELGCRRKSLSGCLDAKSHFLFKILQERLKDRKHDSALGEQLWRQQELLLHRRILVGLPASALIMTCRKGKKTTLDCEDFFHFVNSELKNVCSRGYALPYDITSHFFRGLLNASLDCEEAAEAVNDVLTTCQTKCPIVLLSAVLWWPRLEPVLCSQWKRLFGAPLAEELERLRECQSWATSFLSSGGVFPLSGPPWISAAFLHCTIQQQSPHGRERNVLKRLGTDTEQLLVSLLFFSLMDLISAKIAPKEGVDFQTSLEWSLEILQCLEERGASWPLLFQSAEKGSRKYFVLHSAASACHSRLLPLAFYSLTPAFDHELLAREQLFLYVALDLYLQLLQLFVEGKDLPQSDQVGQGQDPVEHGDPVEVISKARRFLRAAIPRCPARSFGNLGPLLAACDQLDPELGAILHRSRPAAALDLDEELVLF; encoded by the exons ATGATGGCGGGCACGGGAGGGAGCGAGCTGAGGGCGCTGCTGG GGAGAGCCAGGAAACGAAGAAGCACCTTTGGGAGCGGAGCAGAGCTCTGTCAAGCAGCTCTGCGGCTTCTGGACCGCCATCAGAACCTGAACGACCTCCTCCTGGAG GTGGAAGATTTAGTCAAGCCAGCTGGAGAGAGTGGCAAAGAGCACCAGGAAGCATTGTCAGAATCGTTTATTG tctCTGTTCTGCAGGAACAGGCCTCAAGATTGGGTGTCCCTGCAGCAGTCTTGGCAGCCAAAAACGCTGTTACCAACATCGAGCAGATCTGTCAGCCTTCTGCAAGCCCCTCTCAAGTACCACTGCTGAACTTGGACCAGAGA GAGAGACTGTCTTGCTTGCTTCAAACAGTCAAGGATTTGTTGGTGAACAACGTGTTCAGTCGCTCACGCTTCTGTCAAGAAATATGGAAAATGCAG GACCTTCCAGTGCTGGAAGCTGTGTGGCACCTGCACAGAGGCAACATCATTGGACTGGGAGAGTTGCTGGAGAG CAATCCTGATGCCCCTGCTGTGGTGGAGTGGCTGTGCAGCAGCCTTTGTGCCCTGTGTGAGCAGGCGGAAGAGCCCTCGCAGGACGCGGAGCTCGCTGGGAGCGTTCTCTCAG ACTTTGCGATCACGTTTCTTCAGAATGGCTTTCAGCAAACGTCAGAGCTGGGAAGGACGTGTGAATTCAAGAAGGTCCCCAAT ATCTGTCGTGCTGTTTTACAAAGAATGTTGACAT GGGTGCTTGATGCTGTTGGTAAAGAGAAGCAGGAGGATGTCTTCACGTTGCAAGCTATGAGGTTCTG GCTGAATGTGTTCAATGTGTCAATTTATAGAAGTGCAGTTCATCCGGATTCCTTGCAGCAGTTTTTTAGACACACCCTGACTGAGGTTCTTACTTACAACCCCTTGTTGAAAG TGTCTGATGCCATCCGTATGCAGAGAGAGTGGAGCTTTACAAGGACTTGTTCGCTGCTCACTGCCTTGTATCGCAAA CTGTTTGTGGCATTCAGTGCAAAGGAGTCGATCTGCCAGCTACAGCAGGTCCTGGAAACACATGAAGTGAATTGGCAGCATGTCCTGTCCTGTGTTTCCGTGCTGGTGGTCTGTCAGGCTGAGGCTGAGCAGTTGTTCAAAG ATCTACTGAGCCATCTCCTGATAAAGGCTTTTGAGAACTATGATATGGAAAATATGATCACTGCATTCCTGATAGCTCGTCAGGCTGCCCTCGAGGGCCCTGCTGTGTTCATGCCGTACTCTGAATGGTTTAAG GCTTCCTTTGGGAGTGCTGGTGGTCAACACGGGAGCAGTAAGAAAGCTCTGGTCTTTCTCTTTGAGTTCTTGTCAGAGCTAGTGCCCTTTGAAGTAGCCCCGTACTTGAAG GTCCATATAATGTACCCGCCTTTTGTGCCATCAAAACATCGATCTATTCTCTTGGAGTATATCACTCTGGCTAAAACCAGACTGGCTGACCTCAAG GTTGCTATAGAAGATATGGGGCTCTATGAAGACTTGTCTTCCACGGATGAAGCCGTGCAG ccccagggccaggCACTTCGTGACGTTGAAAAAGCCCTtcagatatttgaaaatacaAGGAAGATCCCAACATCTGTGATAGAAGCCAG tATTTTCAGGCGACCATATTACATTTCCTGGTTCCTTCCCGCTTTGCTCAGGCCACGTGTg CTCCCTAAAGCCCCGGATGTGTGCATGGCTTTTATAGATTCTTTAAAAAG AGCTGATAAAATACCCTCAAACTTGTACTCGACGTATATACAGGCCTGTTGTgctatgaaagagaaaatgttacaAG ATGAATCAGAAGTGGAGACCAGCCATTCCAAAGAGCCTATTGAGCAGCTGAAGGCTGAACTGGCTGAACTAAGGGTGCTGATTGTGGACCAGGCTAAACATGAAG ATGTGCCAGCACAGATTGCCTTGATTTCTGACAGACTCTCAAGTGTCTTGGGTCACAGCGGTGATGAGAACGACACTGCTGCTTTGAATTCTCGAATCCAAGTTAATGTTTTTGACCCCAAGCTGGAACCCTGCCATCAGAGT GTTGTTGATCTTCTGCTGACATCTTTCTGCCAAAACCTAATTGCTGCTTCCTACTTCAACCCTCCTGACAG GCAGGGCCCATGTCTCTCCTTGTTTGTGAAGATGATATGTGGACACAGGAGGCTCATACCTGCCCTTCTGGGCAGGCTCTGTCAGCTTATTTATCATCAG GGTCCTTCCCTGAATGATGCTCATATTTTAGGACTAGCTGCTTTTGTGATCCATTTAAGTGAATGCAGATCTTTAATTCCTGAAGTGGAAGCTGATTTGGGGATTTCTCAGCCTGTTGCTGAAAAGGTCCTTTCCATTTCCGAGTACTGGAGCTGCTTGCTGGTGTGCAGGACAAAAGAGTCATTCTCCTTCTGCACGAG GTTTTGTACTGCAGCCATATCTTATCTGATGTGCAAGTTTCCATCCTTTTCTCGTGATGATTTATGTGCCTTGGTTCCTCCTAGCCTTGTTAAAAAG TTGCAGTACATTGTACCACGGTTAAGCTTGGAAGCTCGGGGAATCACGTGTGAGGAAGGTAAAGCTGACCTAAGCTGGAGTTCCCTGTCGTGTCCCTCTCTAAACTACAGAAGAGCCAGCCTTTGTTTATGGAAGCAAGCACGGTTTCAAGAGCTCCTGAAGGAAAAAGCATTCCAG tTATCTTTCAGAGAATGGCTGCTCTTGGAACTAGAAGTGCACCCTGAAGAGGATattctttctgcttcagaaag ACAGGATTTCCATTACTGGGCTATCTATCAGTGGTATCTTCCAGCACCTTCTGCTTCTGGTGGCTGTGATGGAGACCTGGAAAAGGCGTGTGGCATTATTATCAACACTATTCTGGATTTCTCACAGAG GTTGGACCTGGGTAGCTATGGCCAGTTGAAGATGTCAGTCAATCCTGATATTCTTTGCAAGTTGCAG GAGCTGGTACTTGAGCTGGGCTGCAGGCGAAAGTCACTTTCTGGCTGTTTGGATGCCAAGAGCCACTTCCTGTTTAAGATTCTTCAGGAAAGATTAAAAGACAGAAAGCACGACTCTGCTTTGGGTGAGCAGTtgtggaggcagcaggagctgctgttgcacagaaG GATTCTGGTAGGGCTCCCTGCATCCGCTCTGATCATGACTTGtcggaaaggaaagaaaacaacgTTGGactgtgaagatttttttcattttgtaaactCTGAGCTG AAGAACGTCTGTTCCAGAGGGTACGCGCTTCCCTACGACATCACCTCCCACTTCTTCAGG GGCCTGCTGAATGCCAGCTTGGACtgtgaagaagcagcagaagcagtcaaTGATGTTCTAACAACGTGTCAAACCAAATGTCCCATTGTGCTTCTCTCTGCAGTG CTCTGGTGGCCACGGTTGGAGCCAGTACTTTGCTCTCAGTGGAAGAGACTCTTCGGGGCTCCGCTCGCAGAAGAGTTGGAAAGACTGAGGGAATGCCAGTCCTGGGCTACGAG CTTCCTTTCTTCAGGAGGggtttttcctctctctggCCCTCCTTGGATTTCTGCTGCCTTCCTCCACTGCACCATTCAACAGCAGTCACCACatggaagagagagaaatgtaCTGAAGAGGCTGGGGACTGACACAGAGCAG cttcttgtttCGCTGCTGTTCTTCTCGCTCATGGACCTTATCTCAGCAAAAATAGCACCAAAG GAGGGCGTGGACTTTCAGACCTCTCTGGAATGGTCCCTGGAGATTTTGCAGTGCCTGGAAGAGAGGGGCGCGTCCTGGCCACTTCTCTTCCAGTCAGCAGAAAAAG gctccagaaaatactTTGTCCTGCACAGCGCGGCCTCAGCCTGCCACAGCCGGCTCTTGCCTCTCGCGTTCTACAG CCTCACCCCTGCCTTTGACCACGAGCTGCTTGCTAGAGAGCAGCTCTTCCTCTACGTGGCGCTCGACCTCTACCTCCAGCTGCTTCAGCTCTTTGTGGAAGGGAAGGACCTGCCTCAGTCTGACCAGGTGGGACAAGGCCAAGACCCTGTGGAGCAC GGGGATCCCGTGGAGGTGATCTCCAAGGCCCGTCGGTTCCTGCGTGCTGCGATTCCTCGCTGCCCTGCCAGAAGCTTTGGGAACCTAGGACCG TTACTAGCTGCCTGTGACCAACTTGACCCCGAGCTGGGAGCCATCCTGCATCGCTCGaggccagctgcagccctggacCTGGACGAGGAGCTGGTCCTGTTTTGA
- the FANCA gene encoding Fanconi anemia group A protein isoform X1 translates to MMAGTGGSELRALLAGRARKRRSTFGSGAELCQAALRLLDRHQNLNDLLLEVEDLVKPAGESGKEHQEALSESFIVSVLQEQASRLGVPAAVLAAKNAVTNIEQICQPSASPSQVPLLNLDQRERLSCLLQTVKDLLVNNVFSRSRFCQEIWKMQDLPVLEAVWHLHRGNIIGLGELLESNPDAPAVVEWLCSSLCALCEQAEEPSQDAELAGSVLSDFAITFLQNGFQQTSELGRTCEFKKVPNICRAVLQRMLTWVLDAVGKEKQEDVFTLQAMRFWLNVFNVSIYRSAVHPDSLQQFFRHTLTEVLTYNPLLKVSDAIRMQREWSFTRTCSLLTALYRKLFVAFSAKESICQLQQVLETHEVNWQHVLSCVSVLVVCQAEAEQLFKDLLSHLLIKAFENYDMENMITAFLIARQAALEGPAVFMPYSEWFKASFGSAGGQHGSSKKALVFLFEFLSELVPFEVAPYLKVHIMYPPFVPSKHRSILLEYITLAKTRLADLKVAIEDMGLYEDLSSTDEAVQPQGQALRDVEKALQIFENTRKIPTSVIEASIFRRPYYISWFLPALLRPRVLPKAPDVCMAFIDSLKRADKIPSNLYSTYIQACCAMKEKMLQDESEVETSHSKEPIEQLKAELAELRVLIVDQAKHEDVPAQIALISDRLSSVLGHSGDENDTAALNSRIQVNVFDPKLEPCHQSVVDLLLTSFCQNLIAASYFNPPDRQGPCLSLFVKMICGHRRLIPALLGRLCQLIYHQGPSLNDAHILGLAAFVIHLSECRSLIPEVEADLGISQPVAEKVLSISEYWSCLLVCRTKESFSFCTRFCTAAISYLMCKFPSFSRDDLCALVPPSLVKKLQYIVPRLSLEARGITCEEGKADLSWSSLSCPSLNYRRASLCLWKQARFQELLKEKAFQLSFREWLLLELEVHPEEDILSASERQDFHYWAIYQWYLPAPSASGGCDGDLEKACGIIINTILDFSQRLDLGSYGQLKMSVNPDILCKLQELVLELGCRRKSLSGCLDAKSHFLFKILQERLKDRKHDSALGEQLWRQQELLLHRRILVGLPASALIMTCRKGKKTTLDCEDFFHFVNSELKNVCSRGYALPYDITSHFFRGLLNASLDCEEAAEAVNDVLTTCQTKCPIVLLSAVLWWPRLEPVLCSQWKRLFGAPLAEELERLRECQSWATSFLSSGGVFPLSGPPWISAAFLHCTIQQQSPHGRERNVLKRLGTDTEQLLVSLLFFSLMDLISAKIAPKEGVDFQTSLEWSLEILQCLEERGASWPLLFQSAEKGSRKYFVLHSAASACHSRLLPLAFYSLTPAFDHELLAREQLFLYVALDLYLQLLQLFVEGKDLPQSDQVGQGQDPVEHGDPVEVISKARRFLRAAIPRCPARSFGNLGPLLAACDQLDPELGAILHRSRPAAALDLDEELVLF, encoded by the exons ATGATGGCGGGCACGGGAGGGAGCGAGCTGAGGGCGCTGCTGG CAGGGAGAGCCAGGAAACGAAGAAGCACCTTTGGGAGCGGAGCAGAGCTCTGTCAAGCAGCTCTGCGGCTTCTGGACCGCCATCAGAACCTGAACGACCTCCTCCTGGAG GTGGAAGATTTAGTCAAGCCAGCTGGAGAGAGTGGCAAAGAGCACCAGGAAGCATTGTCAGAATCGTTTATTG tctCTGTTCTGCAGGAACAGGCCTCAAGATTGGGTGTCCCTGCAGCAGTCTTGGCAGCCAAAAACGCTGTTACCAACATCGAGCAGATCTGTCAGCCTTCTGCAAGCCCCTCTCAAGTACCACTGCTGAACTTGGACCAGAGA GAGAGACTGTCTTGCTTGCTTCAAACAGTCAAGGATTTGTTGGTGAACAACGTGTTCAGTCGCTCACGCTTCTGTCAAGAAATATGGAAAATGCAG GACCTTCCAGTGCTGGAAGCTGTGTGGCACCTGCACAGAGGCAACATCATTGGACTGGGAGAGTTGCTGGAGAG CAATCCTGATGCCCCTGCTGTGGTGGAGTGGCTGTGCAGCAGCCTTTGTGCCCTGTGTGAGCAGGCGGAAGAGCCCTCGCAGGACGCGGAGCTCGCTGGGAGCGTTCTCTCAG ACTTTGCGATCACGTTTCTTCAGAATGGCTTTCAGCAAACGTCAGAGCTGGGAAGGACGTGTGAATTCAAGAAGGTCCCCAAT ATCTGTCGTGCTGTTTTACAAAGAATGTTGACAT GGGTGCTTGATGCTGTTGGTAAAGAGAAGCAGGAGGATGTCTTCACGTTGCAAGCTATGAGGTTCTG GCTGAATGTGTTCAATGTGTCAATTTATAGAAGTGCAGTTCATCCGGATTCCTTGCAGCAGTTTTTTAGACACACCCTGACTGAGGTTCTTACTTACAACCCCTTGTTGAAAG TGTCTGATGCCATCCGTATGCAGAGAGAGTGGAGCTTTACAAGGACTTGTTCGCTGCTCACTGCCTTGTATCGCAAA CTGTTTGTGGCATTCAGTGCAAAGGAGTCGATCTGCCAGCTACAGCAGGTCCTGGAAACACATGAAGTGAATTGGCAGCATGTCCTGTCCTGTGTTTCCGTGCTGGTGGTCTGTCAGGCTGAGGCTGAGCAGTTGTTCAAAG ATCTACTGAGCCATCTCCTGATAAAGGCTTTTGAGAACTATGATATGGAAAATATGATCACTGCATTCCTGATAGCTCGTCAGGCTGCCCTCGAGGGCCCTGCTGTGTTCATGCCGTACTCTGAATGGTTTAAG GCTTCCTTTGGGAGTGCTGGTGGTCAACACGGGAGCAGTAAGAAAGCTCTGGTCTTTCTCTTTGAGTTCTTGTCAGAGCTAGTGCCCTTTGAAGTAGCCCCGTACTTGAAG GTCCATATAATGTACCCGCCTTTTGTGCCATCAAAACATCGATCTATTCTCTTGGAGTATATCACTCTGGCTAAAACCAGACTGGCTGACCTCAAG GTTGCTATAGAAGATATGGGGCTCTATGAAGACTTGTCTTCCACGGATGAAGCCGTGCAG ccccagggccaggCACTTCGTGACGTTGAAAAAGCCCTtcagatatttgaaaatacaAGGAAGATCCCAACATCTGTGATAGAAGCCAG tATTTTCAGGCGACCATATTACATTTCCTGGTTCCTTCCCGCTTTGCTCAGGCCACGTGTg CTCCCTAAAGCCCCGGATGTGTGCATGGCTTTTATAGATTCTTTAAAAAG AGCTGATAAAATACCCTCAAACTTGTACTCGACGTATATACAGGCCTGTTGTgctatgaaagagaaaatgttacaAG ATGAATCAGAAGTGGAGACCAGCCATTCCAAAGAGCCTATTGAGCAGCTGAAGGCTGAACTGGCTGAACTAAGGGTGCTGATTGTGGACCAGGCTAAACATGAAG ATGTGCCAGCACAGATTGCCTTGATTTCTGACAGACTCTCAAGTGTCTTGGGTCACAGCGGTGATGAGAACGACACTGCTGCTTTGAATTCTCGAATCCAAGTTAATGTTTTTGACCCCAAGCTGGAACCCTGCCATCAGAGT GTTGTTGATCTTCTGCTGACATCTTTCTGCCAAAACCTAATTGCTGCTTCCTACTTCAACCCTCCTGACAG GCAGGGCCCATGTCTCTCCTTGTTTGTGAAGATGATATGTGGACACAGGAGGCTCATACCTGCCCTTCTGGGCAGGCTCTGTCAGCTTATTTATCATCAG GGTCCTTCCCTGAATGATGCTCATATTTTAGGACTAGCTGCTTTTGTGATCCATTTAAGTGAATGCAGATCTTTAATTCCTGAAGTGGAAGCTGATTTGGGGATTTCTCAGCCTGTTGCTGAAAAGGTCCTTTCCATTTCCGAGTACTGGAGCTGCTTGCTGGTGTGCAGGACAAAAGAGTCATTCTCCTTCTGCACGAG GTTTTGTACTGCAGCCATATCTTATCTGATGTGCAAGTTTCCATCCTTTTCTCGTGATGATTTATGTGCCTTGGTTCCTCCTAGCCTTGTTAAAAAG TTGCAGTACATTGTACCACGGTTAAGCTTGGAAGCTCGGGGAATCACGTGTGAGGAAGGTAAAGCTGACCTAAGCTGGAGTTCCCTGTCGTGTCCCTCTCTAAACTACAGAAGAGCCAGCCTTTGTTTATGGAAGCAAGCACGGTTTCAAGAGCTCCTGAAGGAAAAAGCATTCCAG tTATCTTTCAGAGAATGGCTGCTCTTGGAACTAGAAGTGCACCCTGAAGAGGATattctttctgcttcagaaag ACAGGATTTCCATTACTGGGCTATCTATCAGTGGTATCTTCCAGCACCTTCTGCTTCTGGTGGCTGTGATGGAGACCTGGAAAAGGCGTGTGGCATTATTATCAACACTATTCTGGATTTCTCACAGAG GTTGGACCTGGGTAGCTATGGCCAGTTGAAGATGTCAGTCAATCCTGATATTCTTTGCAAGTTGCAG GAGCTGGTACTTGAGCTGGGCTGCAGGCGAAAGTCACTTTCTGGCTGTTTGGATGCCAAGAGCCACTTCCTGTTTAAGATTCTTCAGGAAAGATTAAAAGACAGAAAGCACGACTCTGCTTTGGGTGAGCAGTtgtggaggcagcaggagctgctgttgcacagaaG GATTCTGGTAGGGCTCCCTGCATCCGCTCTGATCATGACTTGtcggaaaggaaagaaaacaacgTTGGactgtgaagatttttttcattttgtaaactCTGAGCTG AAGAACGTCTGTTCCAGAGGGTACGCGCTTCCCTACGACATCACCTCCCACTTCTTCAGG GGCCTGCTGAATGCCAGCTTGGACtgtgaagaagcagcagaagcagtcaaTGATGTTCTAACAACGTGTCAAACCAAATGTCCCATTGTGCTTCTCTCTGCAGTG CTCTGGTGGCCACGGTTGGAGCCAGTACTTTGCTCTCAGTGGAAGAGACTCTTCGGGGCTCCGCTCGCAGAAGAGTTGGAAAGACTGAGGGAATGCCAGTCCTGGGCTACGAG CTTCCTTTCTTCAGGAGGggtttttcctctctctggCCCTCCTTGGATTTCTGCTGCCTTCCTCCACTGCACCATTCAACAGCAGTCACCACatggaagagagagaaatgtaCTGAAGAGGCTGGGGACTGACACAGAGCAG cttcttgtttCGCTGCTGTTCTTCTCGCTCATGGACCTTATCTCAGCAAAAATAGCACCAAAG GAGGGCGTGGACTTTCAGACCTCTCTGGAATGGTCCCTGGAGATTTTGCAGTGCCTGGAAGAGAGGGGCGCGTCCTGGCCACTTCTCTTCCAGTCAGCAGAAAAAG gctccagaaaatactTTGTCCTGCACAGCGCGGCCTCAGCCTGCCACAGCCGGCTCTTGCCTCTCGCGTTCTACAG CCTCACCCCTGCCTTTGACCACGAGCTGCTTGCTAGAGAGCAGCTCTTCCTCTACGTGGCGCTCGACCTCTACCTCCAGCTGCTTCAGCTCTTTGTGGAAGGGAAGGACCTGCCTCAGTCTGACCAGGTGGGACAAGGCCAAGACCCTGTGGAGCAC GGGGATCCCGTGGAGGTGATCTCCAAGGCCCGTCGGTTCCTGCGTGCTGCGATTCCTCGCTGCCCTGCCAGAAGCTTTGGGAACCTAGGACCG TTACTAGCTGCCTGTGACCAACTTGACCCCGAGCTGGGAGCCATCCTGCATCGCTCGaggccagctgcagccctggacCTGGACGAGGAGCTGGTCCTGTTTTGA